The Haladaptatus cibarius D43 genome window below encodes:
- a CDS encoding NADH-quinone oxidoreductase subunit N, whose product MAQPFGTGADWVTMAPAITLALTAMLLFIVNSISPNTKNRPLLVGLSTLGTVVAGGIAVAFLATGTGEEAVSLYDGALVVDTMSLFFTLIFTSVTVLVCIASYDYMKGQPYMAEFYSLVILATTGMTLMASANSLATVFVSLELASLPSYALVAILKKNRGSVEAGLKYFLIGALSSAIFAYGISLVYGVTGHLQLEAVASNLNAEAFPGVLGIGVLMVLGGFAFKTASVPFHFWAPEAYEGAPAPVSAFLSSASKAAGFVVAFRVFVTAFPIAELSATVDWVLAFQILAVVTMTLGNFAAATQDKVKRMLAYSSVGHAGYALIGLAALTGVGGANDLVMGGAMLHLLVYGFMNTGAFLFIALVEQWGIGRTFEDYNGLGSKAPMACLAMTVFMFNLAGLPVGAGFMSKYALFTGAVGAGFWWLAAVGAINSALSLYYYSRVVKAMWVEEPTSELTIRSTPTGLYVAVLAAAVTSVVLLPAFGPLADTAYSAAATLFA is encoded by the coding sequence ATGGCACAGCCATTCGGTACCGGTGCCGACTGGGTGACGATGGCTCCTGCCATCACCCTCGCCCTGACGGCAATGTTGCTGTTCATTGTGAACAGCATCTCCCCGAATACGAAAAACCGTCCACTTCTCGTAGGACTCTCGACGCTCGGCACTGTCGTCGCTGGCGGCATCGCGGTGGCGTTCCTCGCCACGGGAACCGGTGAAGAGGCGGTTTCGCTGTACGACGGCGCGCTCGTCGTGGACACGATGAGCCTGTTCTTCACGCTCATCTTCACCAGCGTCACCGTACTGGTCTGTATCGCGAGCTACGACTACATGAAAGGCCAGCCGTACATGGCGGAGTTCTACTCGCTGGTCATCCTCGCGACGACGGGGATGACGCTGATGGCGAGCGCGAACAGTCTGGCGACGGTGTTCGTCAGTCTCGAACTCGCCAGCCTGCCGTCCTACGCGCTGGTCGCAATCCTGAAGAAAAACCGCGGGAGCGTCGAGGCAGGACTCAAGTACTTCCTCATTGGGGCACTCTCGTCGGCCATCTTCGCGTACGGTATCAGCCTCGTCTACGGCGTTACCGGCCACCTGCAACTCGAAGCGGTTGCAAGCAATCTCAACGCGGAAGCGTTCCCCGGCGTCCTCGGCATCGGTGTGCTGATGGTGCTCGGTGGCTTCGCGTTCAAGACGGCCTCGGTTCCGTTCCACTTCTGGGCACCCGAGGCATACGAAGGCGCGCCCGCGCCCGTTTCGGCGTTCCTGTCCTCGGCTTCGAAGGCCGCCGGGTTCGTCGTCGCGTTCCGCGTGTTCGTCACGGCGTTCCCGATTGCAGAACTCTCCGCGACGGTTGACTGGGTGCTCGCGTTCCAGATTCTCGCCGTCGTCACGATGACGCTCGGGAACTTCGCCGCGGCCACCCAAGACAAAGTCAAGCGCATGCTCGCGTACTCCTCGGTCGGACACGCGGGCTACGCGCTCATCGGCCTCGCCGCACTCACCGGAGTGGGCGGTGCGAACGACTTGGTCATGGGCGGTGCCATGCTCCACCTGCTCGTCTACGGCTTCATGAACACGGGTGCGTTCCTGTTCATCGCGCTGGTCGAACAGTGGGGCATCGGCAGAACGTTCGAGGATTACAACGGACTGGGAAGCAAGGCCCCGATGGCCTGCCTCGCCATGACGGTGTTCATGTTCAACCTCGCCGGACTTCCGGTCGGGGCTGGCTTCATGAGCAAGTACGCCCTGTTCACTGGCGCGGTCGGTGCCGGATTCTGGTGGCTCGCCGCCGTCGGTGCAATCAACAGTGCGCTGTCGCTTTACTACTACTCGCGCGTCGTCAAGGCGATGTGGGTGGAGGAACCGACGAGCGAACTGACGATTCGAAGCACCCCAACCGGCCTCTACGTCGCAGTGCTCGCCGCCGCCGTTACGAGTGTCGTCCTGCTCCCGGCCTTCGGGCCGCTTGCAGACACGGCGTACAGCGCGGCCGCGACCCTGTTCGCGTAG
- a CDS encoding complex I subunit 4 family protein, producing the protein MMIEALLAVTLLSAFVVFLAPDKVAGKLAFALSLLPLGGSLWMYSAFDGSGNALLGGTLAFEEMYQWVNLGPYALNWHVGLDGISMPLLVLTTVLTPLAILAAWTPVQSRQSQFYGLMLFMEMSLLGVFAALDFFVWFIFWEMVLVPMYFLIGVWGGPRRKYAAIKFFVYTNVASLVMFIGFIALVFGLGDSVTSLDLPAITDALNNGELSGLGGIDANTLKIVAFFAMFAGFGVKVPIVPFHTWLPDAHVEAPTPVSIMLAGVMLKMGTYALLRFNFTMLPETAKQFAFIIALVAVVSVIYGAMLALAQSDLKRIVAYSSVSSMGYVILGLVAYNMYGIGGATFQMISHGLISGLLFMAVGVIYNTTHTRMVSDMSGLADKMPITVAVFIAGAFGYMGLPLMSGFAAEFFIFVGAFQSAVLPGNTLALFTGAAMFGIVIVAGYYLFAMQRTLFGPFRLETDYEVGRASFHDVAPLVVLILLVILLGVQPDIFYGMIQESVRDMALITGGGA; encoded by the coding sequence ATGATGATAGAAGCACTTCTCGCGGTAACACTCCTCAGCGCGTTCGTGGTGTTCCTTGCGCCCGATAAGGTCGCGGGGAAACTCGCGTTCGCGTTGAGTCTGCTCCCGCTCGGCGGGAGCCTTTGGATGTACAGTGCCTTCGACGGGAGCGGCAACGCCCTGCTGGGCGGAACCCTCGCCTTTGAAGAGATGTATCAATGGGTCAATCTCGGCCCATACGCGCTTAACTGGCACGTCGGACTGGACGGCATCAGCATGCCGTTGCTGGTGCTGACGACGGTGCTTACGCCGCTCGCAATCCTCGCGGCGTGGACGCCCGTACAGTCGCGCCAGAGCCAGTTCTACGGCCTCATGCTGTTCATGGAGATGAGCCTCCTTGGTGTCTTCGCGGCGCTCGACTTCTTCGTCTGGTTCATCTTCTGGGAGATGGTCTTGGTGCCGATGTACTTCCTCATCGGCGTGTGGGGCGGCCCACGCCGAAAGTACGCGGCTATCAAGTTCTTCGTCTACACCAACGTCGCCTCGCTGGTGATGTTCATCGGGTTCATCGCGCTCGTCTTCGGACTGGGTGATTCGGTGACCTCGCTCGACTTGCCAGCAATCACGGATGCGCTCAACAACGGCGAACTCAGCGGACTCGGTGGTATCGACGCAAACACGCTGAAAATCGTCGCGTTCTTCGCCATGTTCGCCGGGTTCGGCGTGAAGGTACCAATCGTCCCGTTCCACACGTGGCTTCCTGACGCTCACGTTGAGGCACCGACGCCGGTGTCCATCATGCTGGCGGGCGTCATGCTGAAGATGGGTACCTACGCGCTCTTGCGATTCAACTTCACGATGCTCCCGGAGACGGCGAAACAGTTCGCGTTCATCATCGCCCTCGTGGCGGTCGTGAGCGTTATCTACGGCGCGATGCTCGCGCTTGCCCAATCCGACTTGAAACGCATCGTCGCGTACTCCTCGGTTTCCTCGATGGGGTACGTCATCCTCGGATTGGTCGCGTACAATATGTACGGCATCGGCGGCGCGACGTTCCAGATGATCTCGCACGGTCTCATCTCGGGGCTGTTGTTCATGGCGGTCGGCGTCATCTACAACACAACGCACACCCGGATGGTCTCGGATATGTCCGGACTTGCCGACAAGATGCCCATCACGGTCGCGGTGTTCATCGCGGGCGCGTTCGGCTACATGGGACTTCCGCTGATGAGCGGATTTGCCGCGGAGTTCTTCATCTTCGTCGGCGCGTTCCAGTCCGCGGTGCTCCCTGGCAACACGCTCGCGCTGTTCACCGGCGCGGCGATGTTCGGCATCGTCATCGTCGCGGGCTACTACCTCTTCGCCATGCAGCGAACCCTGTTCGGCCCGTTCCGCCTCGAAACCGATTACGAGGTCGGACGAGCGTCGTTCCACGACGTCGCACCCCTCGTGGTGCTCATCCTGCTCGTCATCCTGCTCGGTGTCCAACCGGACATCTTCTACGGGATGATTCAGGAATCCGTGCGTGACATGGCGCTCATTACGGGAGGTGGTGCCTGA
- the nuoL gene encoding NADH-quinone oxidoreductase subunit L: MAATAFELAPVIALLPFVSFLIALLGGEFARKMLPKGGAIPGILATAGSLALSIWVFVTVSSSGSYHETIVWVEGLETFNLHFGILLDPLSAMMLVIVSLVAVLVHVFSLGYMNDEGETGLPRYYAGLGLFTFSMLAFVFADNLLMAFMFFELVGLCSYLLIGFWFRQPGPPSAAKKAFLVTRFGDYFFLIGVVAVFATFGTAQFAGENSFAHMAEMALGEGGAGEVTILFGLDPQAWFSIVGLLVLGGVVGKSAQFPLHTWLPDAMEGPTPVSALIHAATMVAAGVYLVARMYGFYALLPQVLAIIAFIGGFTALFAATMGVVKREIKQVLAYSTISQYGYMMLGLGTGGYVAATFHLMTHAFFKALLFLGAGSVIIAMHHNEDMWDMGGLKDKMPVTYYAFLSGSLALAGIVPFSGFWSKDEILYEALVHGLNSPILLGAYAMGLLAVFFTGFYTFRMVALTFHGKPRSDTARNPHGVGWNVKGPLAVLGVLAAVTGLVNMVPVQKLTGTELDFLHQWLDSGPTALSAHHYSDLTHDFAHYSAGTIGSEQLTVLLGAAVSLGLALAGAGLAWKLYAVPSPVRHTDKLGGAKTVLFNNYYLDEAQVWLATGATLPLARAADKFDGGIIDGVVNGISSVSLFGGSKVKRIQSGIVTNYALLLTASFVVLLLVIGFTGGWF, translated from the coding sequence ATGGCGGCAACTGCATTCGAACTGGCACCGGTAATCGCACTCCTGCCGTTCGTATCGTTCCTGATTGCACTGCTCGGCGGCGAGTTCGCCCGAAAGATGCTTCCGAAAGGGGGCGCGATTCCGGGCATCCTCGCAACCGCCGGGTCGCTCGCCCTGTCGATATGGGTGTTCGTCACGGTGTCGAGCAGCGGCTCCTACCACGAGACGATAGTGTGGGTCGAAGGCCTCGAAACGTTCAACCTGCACTTCGGCATCCTTCTCGACCCGCTGTCGGCAATGATGCTCGTCATCGTCTCGCTCGTCGCGGTTCTCGTCCACGTCTTCAGTCTCGGCTACATGAACGACGAGGGCGAAACCGGCCTGCCGCGATACTACGCCGGTCTTGGCCTGTTCACCTTCAGCATGCTCGCGTTCGTCTTCGCGGACAACCTGCTGATGGCGTTCATGTTCTTCGAACTCGTCGGGCTGTGTTCGTACCTGCTCATCGGGTTCTGGTTCCGCCAACCCGGCCCACCGAGCGCCGCGAAGAAGGCGTTCCTCGTCACCCGCTTCGGTGACTACTTCTTCCTCATCGGCGTGGTGGCGGTGTTCGCCACCTTCGGCACGGCGCAGTTCGCGGGCGAGAACTCGTTCGCGCACATGGCGGAAATGGCACTCGGCGAAGGCGGCGCTGGCGAAGTAACCATCCTGTTCGGACTCGACCCGCAGGCGTGGTTCTCCATCGTCGGCCTGCTGGTGCTGGGCGGTGTCGTCGGTAAGTCGGCACAGTTCCCACTGCACACGTGGCTTCCCGACGCGATGGAAGGCCCGACGCCCGTTTCCGCGCTGATTCACGCGGCGACCATGGTCGCCGCAGGTGTCTACCTCGTTGCGCGCATGTACGGCTTCTACGCCCTGCTTCCGCAGGTGCTCGCCATCATCGCGTTCATCGGCGGATTCACGGCGCTGTTCGCGGCGACGATGGGCGTCGTCAAGCGCGAAATCAAGCAGGTGCTCGCGTACTCCACCATCTCGCAGTACGGCTACATGATGCTCGGACTGGGAACCGGTGGCTACGTCGCGGCGACCTTCCACCTGATGACCCACGCCTTCTTCAAGGCGCTCCTGTTCCTCGGAGCAGGGTCGGTCATCATCGCCATGCACCACAACGAGGACATGTGGGACATGGGCGGACTCAAAGACAAGATGCCCGTGACCTACTACGCGTTCCTCTCGGGGTCACTCGCACTCGCGGGCATCGTCCCGTTCTCGGGCTTCTGGTCGAAAGACGAAATCCTCTACGAGGCGCTCGTCCACGGTCTGAACAGTCCGATTCTGTTGGGCGCGTACGCGATGGGTCTGCTCGCAGTGTTTTTCACCGGGTTCTACACCTTCCGGATGGTCGCGTTGACCTTCCACGGCAAGCCTCGATCTGACACCGCGCGCAACCCGCACGGCGTCGGCTGGAACGTCAAAGGACCGCTCGCGGTTCTCGGCGTGCTGGCGGCCGTCACCGGACTGGTGAACATGGTTCCGGTGCAGAAACTCACCGGCACCGAACTGGACTTCCTTCACCAGTGGCTCGACAGCGGGCCAACGGCGCTTAGTGCCCACCACTACAGCGACCTCACGCACGACTTCGCTCACTACTCGGCGGGCACCATCGGGTCGGAACAGCTGACCGTTCTGCTCGGTGCAGCCGTCTCGCTGGGACTCGCACTCGCGGGTGCGGGACTCGCGTGGAAGCTCTACGCGGTTCCCTCGCCGGTCAGACACACCGACAAGTTGGGCGGTGCGAAGACGGTGCTGTTCAACAACTACTATCTCGACGAGGCTCAGGTGTGGCTCGCAACCGGTGCCACGCTCCCCCTCGCGCGAGCGGCGGACAAGTTCGACGGCGGCATCATCGACGGCGTCGTCAACGGCATCTCCAGCGTGAGCCTGTTCGGCGGAAGTAAGGTGAAACGGATTCAGAGCGGTATCGTGACGAACTACGCGCTGCTACTCACGGCGTCGTTCGTCGTCCTGCTTCTCGTCATCGGCTTTACCGGAGGTTGGTTCTAG
- the nuoK gene encoding NADH-quinone oxidoreductase subunit NuoK: MAVAVEYYLLLSAAVFCTGLFGILTRRNALMFLISVELMLNAANINLVAFSHYHGNLTGQTFSLFTLGLGAAEVAVGIGIILVLYRNFKDVDVTQATTMRW; this comes from the coding sequence ATGGCTGTTGCAGTCGAATACTATCTACTGCTTTCAGCCGCCGTGTTCTGCACGGGCCTGTTCGGCATCCTCACGCGGCGGAACGCGCTGATGTTCCTCATCAGCGTCGAGCTGATGCTCAACGCCGCGAACATCAATCTCGTCGCGTTCTCCCACTATCACGGCAACCTGACCGGCCAAACGTTCAGCCTGTTCACGCTGGGGCTGGGTGCCGCGGAAGTCGCGGTGGGTATCGGAATCATCCTCGTGCTGTATCGTAACTTCAAGGACGTGGACGTAACCCAAGCGACGACTATGAGGTGGTAA
- a CDS encoding proton-conducting membrane transporter, with translation MTSKPRLHDTSTMLPGLVAVALFGVLAVVFLGASFGDAAGFPSGAGITAGIGYAMFNITSVEGQNIIPSEGFLVAFLIIALVLDAALDGAVLLASREEDGESTRQVATDGGMTGGDDE, from the coding sequence ATGACATCGAAACCACGCTTGCACGATACATCGACGATGCTTCCCGGCCTCGTCGCAGTCGCGCTCTTCGGCGTTCTCGCAGTGGTGTTCCTCGGCGCGTCGTTCGGCGACGCCGCGGGCTTCCCCAGCGGAGCGGGAATCACCGCGGGAATCGGCTACGCAATGTTCAACATCACCAGCGTCGAGGGCCAGAACATCATCCCGAGCGAAGGGTTCCTCGTGGCGTTCCTGATTATCGCGCTCGTGCTGGACGCGGCGCTCGACGGTGCGGTTCTACTCGCCAGCCGCGAAGAAGACGGCGAGAGTACCCGTCAGGTCGCTACGGACGGCGGAATGACCGGAGGTGACGACGAGTAA
- a CDS encoding NADH-quinone oxidoreductase subunit J codes for MVYEIIAFGLFAAVTVASSLGAVLVRDVWHAALLLGTSLLSFAVHYVMLQAEFVAAMQILVYVGGVLILITFAVMLTRRSSTEEVTNA; via the coding sequence ATGGTATACGAAATAATCGCGTTCGGGCTGTTCGCCGCGGTCACAGTGGCGAGTAGCTTGGGCGCTGTCCTGGTGCGGGACGTGTGGCATGCTGCTCTATTGCTCGGTACTTCGTTACTGAGCTTTGCAGTCCACTACGTTATGTTACAGGCGGAGTTCGTTGCGGCGATGCAGATTCTCGTCTACGTCGGCGGGGTTCTCATCCTCATAACGTTCGCCGTCATGCTCACACGTCGTTCAAGTACAGAGGAGGTAACTAACGCATGA
- a CDS encoding NuoI/complex I 23 kDa subunit family protein produces the protein MIGILKGMATTMKHALGGTTFTVEYPDVAPEVSPRFRGIHKFSQERCIWCRQCENVCPNDTIQIVQDDQRNGEQYNLHVGQCIYCRLCEEVCPVDAILLTQNFEFTGDTKDDLVYNKEQLKNVPWYKDIDPLESREPDRSAWIGEGEGAVDYQ, from the coding sequence ATGATCGGAATACTCAAAGGAATGGCAACGACGATGAAGCACGCACTGGGTGGAACCACGTTCACGGTCGAATATCCTGACGTGGCACCCGAGGTCAGTCCGCGCTTCCGCGGCATCCACAAGTTCAGCCAAGAGCGCTGTATCTGGTGCCGCCAGTGCGAGAACGTTTGTCCGAACGACACGATTCAAATCGTTCAGGACGACCAGCGCAACGGCGAGCAGTACAACCTCCACGTCGGGCAGTGTATTTACTGCCGACTCTGTGAGGAGGTCTGTCCCGTTGACGCGATTTTGCTCACCCAGAACTTCGAGTTCACGGGTGACACGAAAGACGACCTCGTCTACAACAAAGAACAGTTGAAGAACGTCCCCTGGTACAAAGACATCGACCCGCTCGAATCCCGCGAACCCGACCGTTCCGCGTGGATTGGAGAGGGCGAGGGAGCAGTAGACTACCAGTAA
- a CDS encoding complex I subunit 1/NuoH family protein → MNFVPLQESPVLFPEQIARALFGNNPAAWQEMLSALVGAAIIGTIMLTMTAVAGPWAKRKITAAFTDRIAVNRVGPFGLFIIIADAVRLLGKELIIPDGADRPAFDLAPIVVVSSALLGFAVIPMGSLFGINLHLADPETGLAYVFAVASIATLGLTMGGYASNNKYSLLGALRAVAQNIAYEIPLIVTAASVVIFAGSLQMSTIVAQQQETLFTIGGFAIPAWYAFVNPFAFVLFMVANLAEVGRNPFDIPEAPTEIIAGYQTEYSSVYFVLFYLGEFLHIFLGGAIIATVFLGGADGPASGSIGFIWFTVKIWAVFLFTQWARSAIPRVRIDQLIEIGWKGMLVLSFANLVLTAVIVGVML, encoded by the coding sequence ATGAATTTCGTCCCGCTACAGGAAAGCCCGGTGCTTTTTCCCGAGCAAATCGCTCGGGCCCTGTTCGGAAACAATCCTGCCGCGTGGCAGGAGATGCTGTCGGCGCTTGTTGGTGCGGCTATCATCGGCACCATCATGTTGACGATGACGGCAGTCGCCGGACCGTGGGCGAAACGGAAGATTACCGCCGCATTCACCGACCGTATCGCGGTGAACCGCGTCGGACCGTTCGGCCTGTTCATCATCATCGCGGACGCAGTGCGACTGCTCGGAAAAGAACTCATCATCCCGGATGGCGCTGACCGTCCGGCCTTCGACCTCGCGCCTATCGTCGTCGTGTCGTCGGCGCTGCTCGGTTTCGCGGTTATTCCGATGGGTTCCCTTTTCGGCATCAATCTGCACCTCGCTGACCCCGAGACGGGGCTGGCGTACGTGTTCGCCGTCGCGTCCATCGCCACGCTCGGACTGACGATGGGTGGCTACGCGTCGAACAACAAATACTCGCTTCTCGGCGCACTTCGTGCGGTGGCACAGAACATCGCCTACGAAATTCCGCTCATCGTGACGGCGGCGTCCGTTGTCATCTTCGCGGGGTCGCTCCAGATGAGTACAATCGTCGCCCAACAGCAGGAGACGCTGTTCACCATCGGTGGCTTCGCCATCCCGGCGTGGTACGCCTTCGTGAACCCGTTTGCGTTCGTCCTGTTCATGGTGGCCAATCTGGCGGAAGTCGGGCGGAACCCGTTCGACATCCCGGAAGCACCGACGGAAATTATTGCGGGATACCAGACCGAGTACTCCAGCGTGTACTTCGTGCTGTTCTACCTCGGTGAGTTCCTGCACATCTTCCTCGGCGGTGCCATCATCGCCACCGTCTTCCTCGGTGGTGCCGACGGCCCCGCCTCGGGGTCGATTGGCTTCATCTGGTTCACCGTTAAAATCTGGGCGGTGTTCCTGTTCACGCAGTGGGCACGGTCGGCGATTCCACGTGTCCGTATCGACCAACTCATCGAAATCGGTTGGAAGGGCATGCTCGTGCTCTCGTTCGCAAACTTGGTTCTCACGGCCGTCATCGTGGGAGTGATGCTATGA
- a CDS encoding NADH-quinone oxidoreductase subunit D: MSSQEEMPTTQEVDGDKLAELLGDSVIGREEHLNAPGFVVRPDEVEKALRTLRDEAGFDHLSMLTAQDYEDRYESVYHLKKYADPTQEASVVVPTPLDAPTHQSAEPVYRTAEWHEREAYDLVGIDYDGNPDLRRILLPETWQGHPLSRNYDQDQPQIVSFNEHENPIEGDHLDEDSDTMFLNIGPHHPATHGVLHLKTTLDGEQVADVDPDIGYLHRCEEQMAQNGTYRHQIMPYPDRWDYASAGLLNEWAYARVAEDLNDLEVPEYAQVIRTMGAELCRIASHMLAIGTFCLDLYGDFTAIFMYSMRDREIVQNILEDLTGQRMMFNYFRLGGVVWDLPEPREDFFEKVRDFLNDLPPTLEEYHDLITSNEILQIRSIDTGVLEPDVAKQYGVTGPVARGSGIDYDLRRDDPYGYYDQLDWNVITEDGCDNYARLLVRMREVEESAKIIEQCVELLEDWPEDEREIQSNVPRTLKPEADTEVYRAVEGAKGELGIYIRADGTDKPGRFKIRSPCFCNLSALREMSEGEYIPDLVATLGSLDVILGEVDR; encoded by the coding sequence ATGAGTTCGCAAGAAGAGATGCCGACGACCCAAGAGGTCGACGGTGACAAACTCGCCGAGCTGCTCGGTGACTCCGTCATTGGACGTGAAGAACACCTGAACGCGCCCGGATTCGTCGTTCGACCCGACGAAGTCGAGAAGGCACTCAGGACTCTGCGTGACGAGGCTGGATTCGACCACCTCTCGATGCTCACGGCGCAGGATTACGAAGACCGATACGAGAGCGTCTACCACCTCAAAAAGTACGCCGACCCGACACAGGAAGCGAGCGTCGTCGTGCCGACGCCGCTCGACGCGCCGACACACCAGAGCGCGGAACCTGTGTACCGGACAGCAGAGTGGCACGAGCGTGAGGCCTACGACCTCGTCGGAATCGACTACGACGGCAATCCCGACCTTCGTCGGATTCTGTTGCCCGAAACGTGGCAAGGACATCCGCTCTCGCGGAACTACGACCAAGACCAGCCACAAATCGTCTCGTTCAACGAGCACGAGAATCCCATCGAGGGCGACCACCTCGACGAGGATTCGGACACGATGTTCCTCAACATCGGTCCACACCACCCGGCGACACACGGCGTGCTTCACCTGAAGACGACCCTCGACGGCGAACAGGTCGCGGACGTTGACCCGGACATCGGCTACCTCCACCGCTGCGAGGAGCAGATGGCCCAGAACGGAACGTACCGTCACCAGATTATGCCGTATCCCGACCGTTGGGACTACGCATCCGCCGGCTTGCTCAACGAGTGGGCCTACGCGCGCGTGGCCGAGGACTTGAACGACCTCGAAGTGCCGGAGTACGCACAAGTCATCCGGACGATGGGTGCGGAACTCTGCCGTATCGCGTCACACATGCTGGCGATCGGAACGTTCTGTCTCGACCTCTACGGCGACTTCACTGCTATCTTCATGTACTCGATGCGCGACCGCGAAATCGTCCAGAACATTCTGGAAGATTTGACGGGCCAGCGCATGATGTTCAACTACTTCCGTCTCGGCGGCGTCGTCTGGGACCTCCCGGAGCCGCGCGAAGACTTCTTCGAGAAGGTTCGTGACTTCTTGAACGACCTCCCGCCGACGCTGGAGGAGTACCACGACCTCATCACGAGCAACGAAATCCTACAGATTCGATCCATCGACACGGGAGTACTCGAACCGGATGTCGCAAAGCAGTACGGCGTCACTGGGCCGGTTGCCCGCGGGTCGGGCATCGACTACGACCTGCGCCGCGACGACCCATACGGCTACTACGACCAACTCGACTGGAACGTCATCACCGAAGACGGCTGTGACAACTACGCGCGCCTGCTCGTTCGCATGCGCGAAGTCGAGGAGTCCGCGAAAATCATCGAGCAGTGCGTCGAACTGCTCGAAGATTGGCCGGAAGACGAACGCGAGATTCAGTCGAACGTTCCCCGGACGCTCAAACCGGAAGCGGACACCGAAGTGTACCGCGCCGTCGAAGGAGCGAAAGGCGAACTCGGTATCTACATTCGCGCGGACGGGACGGACAAACCGGGTCGATTCAAGATTCGGAGTCCGTGCTTCTGCAACCTGTCGGCTCTCAGAGAGATGTCCGAAGGAGAGTACATTCCCGACCTCGTCGCTACGCTCGGTAGTCTCGACGTGATTCTCGGGGAGGTTGACCGATGA
- a CDS encoding NADH-quinone oxidoreductase subunit B: MSNEPREFIQGSTAPQTKTREARMGDGVDNRFNSKLREAFGASPFILTKFDKFMNWVRGSSMFMLQFGIACCSIEMMHTYAVKHDLDRFGSGVPRASPRQADVMIVPGTVVSKFAPRMKRVYDQMPEPKFVVNMGSCAISGGPFQEGYNVIKGAEEVIPVDIHVPGCPPRPEALVYGVVKMQERIANGETSPVTVKPYELEQFRDLERDELVDSLADQIDEESLVMRYNWADSP; this comes from the coding sequence ATGAGCAACGAACCACGAGAATTTATTCAGGGTAGCACAGCACCCCAGACCAAAACTCGTGAGGCCCGAATGGGCGACGGCGTCGATAACCGCTTCAACTCGAAGCTTCGAGAAGCGTTCGGCGCATCCCCGTTCATCCTCACGAAGTTCGACAAGTTCATGAACTGGGTACGGGGGTCGTCGATGTTCATGCTACAGTTCGGTATCGCCTGCTGTAGCATCGAGATGATGCACACCTATGCGGTCAAACACGATTTAGACCGTTTCGGTTCAGGTGTGCCACGCGCATCGCCGCGACAGGCCGACGTGATGATCGTCCCCGGGACGGTCGTTTCGAAGTTCGCACCGCGGATGAAGCGCGTTTACGACCAGATGCCGGAACCCAAGTTCGTCGTGAACATGGGGTCGTGCGCCATCAGCGGCGGCCCGTTCCAGGAAGGGTACAACGTCATCAAGGGTGCAGAAGAGGTCATTCCGGTGGACATTCACGTCCCCGGTTGCCCGCCGCGCCCCGAGGCACTCGTCTACGGCGTCGTGAAAATGCAAGAGCGAATCGCCAACGGCGAAACAAGTCCGGTGACGGTCAAACCGTACGAACTGGAGCAGTTCCGCGATTTGGAACGCGACGAGTTGGTCGATTCGCTCGCAGACCAAATCGACGAAGAGTCGCTCGTCATGCGCTACAACTGGGCTGATTCACCATGA
- a CDS encoding NADH-quinone oxidoreductase subunit A, producing MNPWVAIGALGLVGLAIPLSMMVVSSLLRPTVPEQGKSATYESGEIPTGTTRIRFNIQYYMVALLFVVFDIETVLIFPWTVIYRSAIEGGVSLATVLAPMLVFITILVVGLVWAWRKGAVRWVRSPRETQRRVEQ from the coding sequence ATGAATCCATGGGTAGCCATTGGCGCGCTGGGTCTGGTGGGGCTTGCAATTCCATTGAGTATGATGGTTGTTTCGAGCCTCCTTAGACCAACCGTGCCAGAACAGGGAAAATCCGCCACCTACGAGAGCGGTGAAATTCCAACCGGGACGACGCGCATTCGGTTCAACATCCAATACTATATGGTTGCGCTGTTGTTCGTCGTCTTCGACATCGAGACTGTCCTCATCTTCCCTTGGACGGTCATCTATCGCAGCGCCATCGAAGGTGGCGTCAGCCTTGCGACGGTGCTCGCTCCGATGTTGGTTTTCATCACGATACTCGTCGTCGGCCTCGTTTGGGCATGGCGCAAAGGTGCGGTGCGGTGGGTTCGTAGCCCCCGCGAAACGCAACGGAGAGTGGAACAATGA